ACGACAGCATCATCCAGCGCCTCGTGACCGACGTGGCATCCTTCCGCGCATGAGCCCGAAGCTGTGTCTGGCCCAGGACCCGGACGCCGACGAACTGCTGTCCACCAACCCGTCGGCCCTGCTCTTCGGCATGTTGCTGGACCAGCAGATCACCCTGGAGAAGGCGTTCCGGGGGCCGAAGGACCTGGCCGACCGGATGGGTGGCCTCAGCGTGCACCGGGTCGCCGAGGCGGACCCCGACGAGTTCGCCGCCATCGTCGCCCGGAAGCCCGCCATCCACCGGTTCCCCGGCGCCATGGCCAAGCGGCTTCAGGTGCTCGCGCGGCACCTCGTCGAGAACTACGACGGGCAGGCCGAGCTGATCTGGACGCGTGGCGAGCCGGACGGCGCGGAGGTGTTGCACCGGCTCAAGGGGCTGCCGGGGTTCGGCGAGCAGAAGGCGAAGATCTTCCTCGCCCTGCTGGGCAAGCAGTTCGACGTGACGCCCGAGGGGTGGCGGGAGGCTGCCGGGGCCTACGGGGAGGAAGGGTCGCGCCGCAGCGTCGCGGACGTCGTGGACTCGGCGTCGTTGCGGGAGGTCCGGGACTTCAAGAAGGCCGCGAAGGCGTCGGCGAAGAACGGTTAGAGTCGCCGGCGTGCAGCTGCCGGGACTCACCGACCTCACCCCGTTGGGTCAGGGCGGGTTCGCCACCGTGTACCGCGCCCGCCAGGTCCAGCTGAACCGCGAGGTCGCGGTGAAGATCGACAACCGGGTGCTCCAGACCGAGCGGGACCGGCGGCGGTTCCTGCGGGAGGCGCACGCGGCGGCCCGGTTGTCCGGTCACCCGCACGTGGTGGGCGTGCACGACGCGAACTTCACCCCCCAGGGCACGCCCTACCTGGTCATGGAGCTGTGCTCGGGCGGGTCGCTGGCCGATCTGATCCGCCGGGACGGGCCGTTGCCCGCGGACCGGGTGCGGCAGCTCGGGGTGCAGCTCGCGGACGCGCTGGCCGCCGCGCACGCGGAGGGCGTGCTGCACCGCGACATCAAGCCCGGCAACATCCTGCTCGACCGGTACGGCACGGCGAAGCTCGCCGACTTCGGTCTCGCGGCCCTGCTCGACGCCGAGGGGTCCAGCACCGTCACCCGGGACTCGCTGAGCCCCAGCTACGCGCCGCCCGAGGCGTTCGCGATGGCCCACCCGACGCCCGCCGCCGACGTGTACTCGCTGGCCGCGACCCTGTACGACCTGCTCGCGGGCAAGCCGCCGCGCCCCGTGCCGTGGCCCATCGAGTCGTTCGACCACCTGGGCGAGGTGCTGCGGTCACCGGTGCCGCACGTACCGGGCGTGCCCCAGGACCTGCACGACGCGCTCGTGCGCGCCCTGGAGCACGACATCGCCTACCGGACGCCCAGCGCGGCCCAGCTGCGCCGGGAGCTGGAGGCGGGCGCCGGGGTCCCGGCGACCTGGACACCGCAGCAGTCCCCTGCGACGCCTCCGCCGGTGACGCCCCCGCCAGGGGTGCCGCGGCAGCCGTTCCAGCCGCCGCACTCCGGACCACCGCACTCCGGGCCGCCGCACTTCCGGCCCGCCGAGCCACCGCAGCCCTACCAGCCCCCGCAGTTCCAGCCGCGACCCACGCGCAAGCCGTGGCCGCTGGTCATCGGGGTCGCGGTGCTGGCCACGGCCGTCGCGCTCGGCACGTGGTGGTGGGCGGCACGGGAGTCGGACCGCACCTCGCCCGGCGCGAGCGGGACGGGCACCACGAACCCGTCGGAGGGCAAGCGCCTGCCCCCGCCGCAGCTGGCGGAGTGCGAGACGGGGTACTGCGTCGCCGAGCCCACCTGCTACCGCGGCATCGTGTCGATCGGCGGGCAGCCGGCGTCGGCCCGGCGGGTCGGCAACTGCTCGGAGGAGCACTACTGGGAGGCGTTCGCCGGCGGCTGGCTGAACGGCCCCGTCCCGGACCTGGACTCCGACGAGCTGGCCAGGCAGCCGCAGATCGCCGAGGTCTGCACGGCCGAGGTGATGAAGGCCAACACGCGCCCCAACGTGGACACGTCCGGCTGGCAGTTCACCGCGGTCGGGTTCACGGACGGCGAGGAGTCCTACTTCCACTGCCTGGCGAGCCCGGCGGAAGGCGGCGAGACGGCGACCAGCGCTTTCGGCTCCGAGTAGGACCGGGTCCAGGCCGCGAACACCGGCAGCGCCAGGCCGACGACGGGCGGTGCGTCGACGCGTGGCAGCCGGGCCGGACGGCGACCGCACCACGGCATCCGCCAACTTCGATCAGTATCGTAGTGCGCGCGGGCCCCGGCGGAGCACGCCGAGGGTCTGTCGTGCGGGGTGCTCGACCTCGACGCGCTCTGCCCCGACCTGCTGGACGGTGTCCCGGCGGTCGGGAGGTGACCGGCGCGGACAACACGGACAACGCGGATGACGCGGACGGGACGACGGTGGGCGACGCGAACGACTGGGAATGGGTGCGCGTCACCGCGCAGGGCCGCGTGTACGACGACGGGCGACCGAGCGCCAACCGGTTGGCCTGGGCGGCGGTCGCCCTCGCGGCCTCGCACGGCGGCGAGCGCAGCGGCGTGCGCCGGGCCCGGGCGGTGGTCGACCGGTTCGCGCTGCGCGCCCGGCTCATCCGCAGCCTGGGACCGTGGGCCGCCGACCCGGACGCGCTGGCCGAGGAGGTCATGGCCGAGCAGGACATCCCGGACCGGCAGCGCCGGCTCGCGGCCCGCGCCCTCGAACCGGTGGTCGGCCACATCCGCGACACCGACCTGCGTGCCCGTGCCGAGGACTGGGTGCGCGGCGCGTAACCGGTTCCGCCCGCGCCGGAAAACCGGTTGCCCCCGTTCCTAGGGTCGGAAGACGTGCTCGCCTACGCGCGTCTCGCGCTGGCCGGTTTCCGCAGGTACTCCACCTATCGACAGGCGATGTTCGCCGGGCTGGCGACGAACGTCGTCTTCGGGCTGCTCAGGATGGCCGTGCTCGTCGCGGCCGTCTCGCAGGGCCCCATCGCCGGGTACGACGTCGCCGCCACCGCCACCTACGTGTGGCTCGGGCAGGGCATCATGGCCTTCGTCGTGCTCTGGGGCGACAAGGCGCTCGCCGAGCGCGTCCGCTCCGGCGACGTGGTCGTCGACCTCTACCGCCCCTGGCACCTCCAGGCGGCGCTGTTCGCCGAGGACGTCGGCCGCGCGGGGTTCGCGCTGCTCGTGCGGTTCGTCCCACCGGTCCTCTTCGGGGCGCTCCTCTTCCCCTTCCACTGGCCGCGGCCGGCGGCGTTCCCGCTGTTCGCGGTCAGCCTGCTGCTCGCGCTCGCGGTGAGCTTCGGGATGCGCTTCCTGCTCAACACCGCCGCGTTCTGGCTGCTGGACAGCCGCGGCCTGCTCGGCCTGTACACGCTGGCCACGTGGCTGCTGTGCGGCCTCTCGGTGCCGCTGGCCTTCTTCCCCGGCTGGGCGCGGACCGCGCTGGCGTTCACCCCGTTCCCGTCGATGCTCCAGTCCCCCGTCGACGTGTTCCTCGAACACGGCGCGGCGTGGACGACCCTCGCCCACCAGGCGGGCTGGGCCGTGCTGGTGCTCGCGGCCGGCCACCTCGCGCTGCGGCGCGCGGTGCGCAAGGTGGTGGTCCAGGGTGGCTGAACGCGTCTACCCGAAGCTCATCGGCGCGCGGCTGCGCGGCCAGACGTCCTACCGGGCGTCGTTCGCGCTCCAGTGCGTGTCGTCCGGGCTGGGTCAGCTGGTCGAGCTGGGCGTCATCCTCATCCTGTTCGGCCGGGTCACCTCGCTCGGCGGGTTCTCCGTCACCGAGGTGGTCCTGATGTACGCGATCGCGGGCGTCGGGTTCGGCCTCGCGGACATGGTCGCGGGCCAGCTGGACG
This region of Saccharothrix longispora genomic DNA includes:
- a CDS encoding HhH-GPD-type base excision DNA repair protein, encoding MSPKLCLAQDPDADELLSTNPSALLFGMLLDQQITLEKAFRGPKDLADRMGGLSVHRVAEADPDEFAAIVARKPAIHRFPGAMAKRLQVLARHLVENYDGQAELIWTRGEPDGAEVLHRLKGLPGFGEQKAKIFLALLGKQFDVTPEGWREAAGAYGEEGSRRSVADVVDSASLREVRDFKKAAKASAKNG
- a CDS encoding serine/threonine-protein kinase; the protein is MQLPGLTDLTPLGQGGFATVYRARQVQLNREVAVKIDNRVLQTERDRRRFLREAHAAARLSGHPHVVGVHDANFTPQGTPYLVMELCSGGSLADLIRRDGPLPADRVRQLGVQLADALAAAHAEGVLHRDIKPGNILLDRYGTAKLADFGLAALLDAEGSSTVTRDSLSPSYAPPEAFAMAHPTPAADVYSLAATLYDLLAGKPPRPVPWPIESFDHLGEVLRSPVPHVPGVPQDLHDALVRALEHDIAYRTPSAAQLRRELEAGAGVPATWTPQQSPATPPPVTPPPGVPRQPFQPPHSGPPHSGPPHFRPAEPPQPYQPPQFQPRPTRKPWPLVIGVAVLATAVALGTWWWAARESDRTSPGASGTGTTNPSEGKRLPPPQLAECETGYCVAEPTCYRGIVSIGGQPASARRVGNCSEEHYWEAFAGGWLNGPVPDLDSDELARQPQIAEVCTAEVMKANTRPNVDTSGWQFTAVGFTDGEESYFHCLASPAEGGETATSAFGSE
- a CDS encoding ABC transporter permease gives rise to the protein MLAYARLALAGFRRYSTYRQAMFAGLATNVVFGLLRMAVLVAAVSQGPIAGYDVAATATYVWLGQGIMAFVVLWGDKALAERVRSGDVVVDLYRPWHLQAALFAEDVGRAGFALLVRFVPPVLFGALLFPFHWPRPAAFPLFAVSLLLALAVSFGMRFLLNTAAFWLLDSRGLLGLYTLATWLLCGLSVPLAFFPGWARTALAFTPFPSMLQSPVDVFLEHGAAWTTLAHQAGWAVLVLAAGHLALRRAVRKVVVQGG